Proteins found in one Takifugu rubripes chromosome 15, fTakRub1.2, whole genome shotgun sequence genomic segment:
- the mcama gene encoding cell surface glycoprotein MUC18 isoform X1, whose amino-acid sequence MSALLFVCLQALLCCAWAKVEVTMHDSTEVYLGDLAPISCQYSFTDVDTEPSDVIIQWFVGGVGSSSRSRIFYGDDSQTMVDENTDYSGRIQVTSDKQASRLVIQEARLTDEKEFFCQINGMVAGSAEGKTHLRVFAPPQAPVIEGVLTGISVTNEGLSEVASCETLNGFPKPNITWYRNNTPLMTTPGHVNVLMLGTRDSGGFYSVQSTLRYKVLKEDKDARFSCEVSFFVPGAIRTVESSSINITVHYPTTMVELWKESPQGLVKEGDTVELRCQGDGSPPPSFIFNREQEPDVDLGDSGDILLLTSVTRKDGGIYQCRPQDVDGASEVRGEMQLNVHFLDPAVVVPKESELMLRGEDLIATCNALSSLKTSTVWYKDGQQVSHGNMLQLKDATYDTAGEYICDVTVPSLPALHTHGSIHIIVQGAPQMVGMEQEVQLEEAVGRTVNLSCEVQSYPRPVVSWNIVGSQSWQEVVNKASDHMTQSVVSVLVGSDVSALCNASNEMGSEVKLFSIRAIPRVTSATRFSPVEGSGVIIVVIILCLLLLAVLGSVLYFLQKKGKLPCGRSGKQEISTKETNAKNEIVVEMKTNTRTEESVLLKAVNGDKKDTGQQMTV is encoded by the exons GGAGGCGTCGGCAGCAGCTCCCGCTCGCGCATCTTCTACGGTGACGACAGTCAGACAATGGTGGACGAGAACACGGACTACAGCGGCCGCATCCAGGTGACTTCAGACAAACAGGCATCGCGACTCGTCATCCAAGAAGCTCGCCTCACCGACGAGAAGGAGTTTTTCTGCCAGATCAACGGGATGGTCGCCGGAAGCGCGGAGGGCAAAACTCACCTCCGAGTGTTCG CTCCTCCGCAGGCTCCAGTGATCGAGGGTGTTCTGACTGGAATATCCGTGACCAACGAAGGGCTGTCTGAG GTGGCATCTTGTGAGACTCTGAATGGCTTCCCCAAGCCCAACATCACCTGGTACCGGAACAACACGCCGCTGATGACGACTCCAGGAC ACGTAAACGTGCTGATGCTGGGGACGAGGGACTCCGGCGGGTTCTACTCGGTCCAGAGTACGCTGAGGTACAAGGTGCTGAAGGAGGACAAAGACGCTCGCTTCTCCTGTGAGGTCAGCTTCTTTGTCCCAGGAGCCATCAGGACCGTCGAGTccagcagcatcaacatcacCGTCCACT ACCCCACCACTATGGTGGAGCTGTGGAAGGAGTCGCCCCAGGGACTCGTCAAAGAGGGGGACACCGTGGAGCTACGTTGTCAGGGCGATGGCagcccccctccttccttcatttTCAACAGAGAACAA GAGCCTGATGTGGATTTAGGGGACAGCGGCGACATTCTGCTCTTGACATCAGTGACGCGCAAAGACGGCGGAATCTACCAGTGTCGTCCTCAGGATGTAGACGGCGCCTCTGAGGTCAGGGGGGAAATGCAGCTCAACGTCCACT TCCTGGACCCGGCCGTGGTCGTCCCGAAAGAGTCCGAACTCATGCTCAGGGGAGAAGATCTGATTGCAACCTGCAATGCTCTGTCCTCTCTGAAGACCTCCACCGTCTGGTACAAG GATGGACAGCAGGTCAGTCATGGAaacatgctgcagctgaaggatgCCACCTATGACACGGCGGGAGAATACATCTGTGACGTGACCGTTCCCTCCCTGCCCGCCCTGCACACCCACGGTTCCATTCACATAATCGTTCAAG gtgctcCTCAGATGGTGgggatggagcaggaggtgcagctggaggaggcagtgGGCAGGACGGTGAACCTGAGCTGTGAAGTTCAGAGTTACCCTCGACCCGTCGTCTCCTGGAACATCGTGGGCAGCCAG AGCTGGCAGGAAGTGGTGAACAAGGCTAGTGATCACATGACCCAGAGCGTGGTGTCAGTTCTGGTCGGCTCAGACGTCAGCGCGCTGTGCAACGCGTCCAACGAGATGGGATCAGAAGTGAAGCTGTTCAGCATCAGAGCCA TTCCTCGAGTGACCTCAGCGACGCGGTTCTCTCCCG TAGAGGGGAGTGGAGTGATCATCGTAGTGATCATcctgtgtctgctgctcctcGCCGTCCTCGGCAGCGTCCTCTACTTCCTGCAAAAGAAAGGCAAACTCCCCTGTGGGCGTTCAGGGAAGCAAGAGAT CAGCACCAAAGAGACAAACGCCAAAAACGAGATTGTTGTGGAGATGAAGACCAACACCAGGACCGAAGAAAGCGTCCTCCTGAAGGCCGTCAATGGGGACAAGAAGGATACCGGCCAACAGATGACTGTG TAA
- the mcama gene encoding cell surface glycoprotein MUC18 isoform X2, giving the protein MSALLFVCLQALLCCAWAKVEVTMHDSTEVYLGDLAPISCQYSFTDVDTEPSDVIIQWFVGGVGSSSRSRIFYGDDSQTMVDENTDYSGRIQVTSDKQASRLVIQEARLTDEKEFFCQINGMVAGSAEGKTHLRVFAPPQAPVIEGVLTGISVTNEGLSEVASCETLNGFPKPNITWYRNNTPLMTTPGHVNVLMLGTRDSGGFYSVQSTLRYKVLKEDKDARFSCEVSFFVPGAIRTVESSSINITVHYPTTMVELWKESPQGLVKEGDTVELRCQGDGSPPPSFIFNREQEPDVDLGDSGDILLLTSVTRKDGGIYQCRPQDVDGASEVRGEMQLNVHFLDPAVVVPKESELMLRGEDLIATCNALSSLKTSTVWYKDGQQVSHGNMLQLKDATYDTAGEYICDVTVPSLPALHTHGSIHIIVQGAPQMVGMEQEVQLEEAVGRTVNLSCEVQSYPRPVVSWNIVGSQSWQEVVNKASDHMTQSVVSVLVGSDVSALCNASNEMGSEVKLFSIRAIPRVTSATRFSPVEGSGVIIVVIILCLLLLAVLGSVLYFLQKKGKLPCGRSGKQEITKETNAKNEIVVEMKTNTRTEESVLLKAVNGDKKDTGQQMTV; this is encoded by the exons GGAGGCGTCGGCAGCAGCTCCCGCTCGCGCATCTTCTACGGTGACGACAGTCAGACAATGGTGGACGAGAACACGGACTACAGCGGCCGCATCCAGGTGACTTCAGACAAACAGGCATCGCGACTCGTCATCCAAGAAGCTCGCCTCACCGACGAGAAGGAGTTTTTCTGCCAGATCAACGGGATGGTCGCCGGAAGCGCGGAGGGCAAAACTCACCTCCGAGTGTTCG CTCCTCCGCAGGCTCCAGTGATCGAGGGTGTTCTGACTGGAATATCCGTGACCAACGAAGGGCTGTCTGAG GTGGCATCTTGTGAGACTCTGAATGGCTTCCCCAAGCCCAACATCACCTGGTACCGGAACAACACGCCGCTGATGACGACTCCAGGAC ACGTAAACGTGCTGATGCTGGGGACGAGGGACTCCGGCGGGTTCTACTCGGTCCAGAGTACGCTGAGGTACAAGGTGCTGAAGGAGGACAAAGACGCTCGCTTCTCCTGTGAGGTCAGCTTCTTTGTCCCAGGAGCCATCAGGACCGTCGAGTccagcagcatcaacatcacCGTCCACT ACCCCACCACTATGGTGGAGCTGTGGAAGGAGTCGCCCCAGGGACTCGTCAAAGAGGGGGACACCGTGGAGCTACGTTGTCAGGGCGATGGCagcccccctccttccttcatttTCAACAGAGAACAA GAGCCTGATGTGGATTTAGGGGACAGCGGCGACATTCTGCTCTTGACATCAGTGACGCGCAAAGACGGCGGAATCTACCAGTGTCGTCCTCAGGATGTAGACGGCGCCTCTGAGGTCAGGGGGGAAATGCAGCTCAACGTCCACT TCCTGGACCCGGCCGTGGTCGTCCCGAAAGAGTCCGAACTCATGCTCAGGGGAGAAGATCTGATTGCAACCTGCAATGCTCTGTCCTCTCTGAAGACCTCCACCGTCTGGTACAAG GATGGACAGCAGGTCAGTCATGGAaacatgctgcagctgaaggatgCCACCTATGACACGGCGGGAGAATACATCTGTGACGTGACCGTTCCCTCCCTGCCCGCCCTGCACACCCACGGTTCCATTCACATAATCGTTCAAG gtgctcCTCAGATGGTGgggatggagcaggaggtgcagctggaggaggcagtgGGCAGGACGGTGAACCTGAGCTGTGAAGTTCAGAGTTACCCTCGACCCGTCGTCTCCTGGAACATCGTGGGCAGCCAG AGCTGGCAGGAAGTGGTGAACAAGGCTAGTGATCACATGACCCAGAGCGTGGTGTCAGTTCTGGTCGGCTCAGACGTCAGCGCGCTGTGCAACGCGTCCAACGAGATGGGATCAGAAGTGAAGCTGTTCAGCATCAGAGCCA TTCCTCGAGTGACCTCAGCGACGCGGTTCTCTCCCG TAGAGGGGAGTGGAGTGATCATCGTAGTGATCATcctgtgtctgctgctcctcGCCGTCCTCGGCAGCGTCCTCTACTTCCTGCAAAAGAAAGGCAAACTCCCCTGTGGGCGTTCAGGGAAGCAAGAGAT CACCAAAGAGACAAACGCCAAAAACGAGATTGTTGTGGAGATGAAGACCAACACCAGGACCGAAGAAAGCGTCCTCCTGAAGGCCGTCAATGGGGACAAGAAGGATACCGGCCAACAGATGACTGTG TAA
- the mcama gene encoding cell surface glycoprotein MUC18 isoform X3, with protein sequence MSALLFVCLQALLCCAWAKVEVTMHDSTEVYLGDLAPISCQYSFTDVDTEPSDVIIQWFVGGVGSSSRSRIFYGDDSQTMVDENTDYSGRIQVTSDKQASRLVIQEARLTDEKEFFCQINGMVAGSAEGKTHLRVFAPPQAPVIEGVLTGISVTNEGLSEVASCETLNGFPKPNITWYRNNTPLMTTPGHVNVLMLGTRDSGGFYSVQSTLRYKVLKEDKDARFSCEVSFFVPGAIRTVESSSINITVHYPTTMVELWKESPQGLVKEGDTVELRCQGDGSPPPSFIFNREQEPDVDLGDSGDILLLTSVTRKDGGIYQCRPQDVDGASEVRGEMQLNVHFLDPAVVVPKESELMLRGEDLIATCNALSSLKTSTVWYKDGQQVSHGNMLQLKDATYDTAGEYICDVTVPSLPALHTHGSIHIIVQGAPQMVGMEQEVQLEEAVGRTVNLSCEVQSYPRPVVSWNIVGSQSWQEVVNKASDHMTQSVVSVLVGSDVSALCNASNEMGSEVKLFSIRAIPRVTSATRFSPEGSGVIIVVIILCLLLLAVLGSVLYFLQKKGKLPCGRSGKQEISTKETNAKNEIVVEMKTNTRTEESVLLKAVNGDKKDTGQQMTV encoded by the exons GGAGGCGTCGGCAGCAGCTCCCGCTCGCGCATCTTCTACGGTGACGACAGTCAGACAATGGTGGACGAGAACACGGACTACAGCGGCCGCATCCAGGTGACTTCAGACAAACAGGCATCGCGACTCGTCATCCAAGAAGCTCGCCTCACCGACGAGAAGGAGTTTTTCTGCCAGATCAACGGGATGGTCGCCGGAAGCGCGGAGGGCAAAACTCACCTCCGAGTGTTCG CTCCTCCGCAGGCTCCAGTGATCGAGGGTGTTCTGACTGGAATATCCGTGACCAACGAAGGGCTGTCTGAG GTGGCATCTTGTGAGACTCTGAATGGCTTCCCCAAGCCCAACATCACCTGGTACCGGAACAACACGCCGCTGATGACGACTCCAGGAC ACGTAAACGTGCTGATGCTGGGGACGAGGGACTCCGGCGGGTTCTACTCGGTCCAGAGTACGCTGAGGTACAAGGTGCTGAAGGAGGACAAAGACGCTCGCTTCTCCTGTGAGGTCAGCTTCTTTGTCCCAGGAGCCATCAGGACCGTCGAGTccagcagcatcaacatcacCGTCCACT ACCCCACCACTATGGTGGAGCTGTGGAAGGAGTCGCCCCAGGGACTCGTCAAAGAGGGGGACACCGTGGAGCTACGTTGTCAGGGCGATGGCagcccccctccttccttcatttTCAACAGAGAACAA GAGCCTGATGTGGATTTAGGGGACAGCGGCGACATTCTGCTCTTGACATCAGTGACGCGCAAAGACGGCGGAATCTACCAGTGTCGTCCTCAGGATGTAGACGGCGCCTCTGAGGTCAGGGGGGAAATGCAGCTCAACGTCCACT TCCTGGACCCGGCCGTGGTCGTCCCGAAAGAGTCCGAACTCATGCTCAGGGGAGAAGATCTGATTGCAACCTGCAATGCTCTGTCCTCTCTGAAGACCTCCACCGTCTGGTACAAG GATGGACAGCAGGTCAGTCATGGAaacatgctgcagctgaaggatgCCACCTATGACACGGCGGGAGAATACATCTGTGACGTGACCGTTCCCTCCCTGCCCGCCCTGCACACCCACGGTTCCATTCACATAATCGTTCAAG gtgctcCTCAGATGGTGgggatggagcaggaggtgcagctggaggaggcagtgGGCAGGACGGTGAACCTGAGCTGTGAAGTTCAGAGTTACCCTCGACCCGTCGTCTCCTGGAACATCGTGGGCAGCCAG AGCTGGCAGGAAGTGGTGAACAAGGCTAGTGATCACATGACCCAGAGCGTGGTGTCAGTTCTGGTCGGCTCAGACGTCAGCGCGCTGTGCAACGCGTCCAACGAGATGGGATCAGAAGTGAAGCTGTTCAGCATCAGAGCCA TTCCTCGAGTGACCTCAGCGACGCGGTTCTCTCCCG AGGGGAGTGGAGTGATCATCGTAGTGATCATcctgtgtctgctgctcctcGCCGTCCTCGGCAGCGTCCTCTACTTCCTGCAAAAGAAAGGCAAACTCCCCTGTGGGCGTTCAGGGAAGCAAGAGAT CAGCACCAAAGAGACAAACGCCAAAAACGAGATTGTTGTGGAGATGAAGACCAACACCAGGACCGAAGAAAGCGTCCTCCTGAAGGCCGTCAATGGGGACAAGAAGGATACCGGCCAACAGATGACTGTG TAA
- the mcama gene encoding cell surface glycoprotein MUC18 isoform X4 has product MSALLFVCLQALLCCAWAKVEVTMHDSTEVYLGDLAPISCQYSFTDVDTEPSDVIIQWFVGGVGSSSRSRIFYGDDSQTMVDENTDYSGRIQVTSDKQASRLVIQEARLTDEKEFFCQINGMVAGSAEGKTHLRVFAPPQAPVIEGVLTGISVTNEGLSEVASCETLNGFPKPNITWYRNNTPLMTTPGHVNVLMLGTRDSGGFYSVQSTLRYKVLKEDKDARFSCEVSFFVPGAIRTVESSSINITVHYPTTMVELWKESPQGLVKEGDTVELRCQGDGSPPPSFIFNREQEPDVDLGDSGDILLLTSVTRKDGGIYQCRPQDVDGASEVRGEMQLNVHFLDPAVVVPKESELMLRGEDLIATCNALSSLKTSTVWYKDGQQVSHGNMLQLKDATYDTAGEYICDVTVPSLPALHTHGSIHIIVQGAPQMVGMEQEVQLEEAVGRTVNLSCEVQSYPRPVVSWNIVGSQSWQEVVNKASDHMTQSVVSVLVGSDVSALCNASNEMGSEVKLFSIRAIPRVTSATRFSPEGSGVIIVVIILCLLLLAVLGSVLYFLQKKGKLPCGRSGKQEITKETNAKNEIVVEMKTNTRTEESVLLKAVNGDKKDTGQQMTV; this is encoded by the exons GGAGGCGTCGGCAGCAGCTCCCGCTCGCGCATCTTCTACGGTGACGACAGTCAGACAATGGTGGACGAGAACACGGACTACAGCGGCCGCATCCAGGTGACTTCAGACAAACAGGCATCGCGACTCGTCATCCAAGAAGCTCGCCTCACCGACGAGAAGGAGTTTTTCTGCCAGATCAACGGGATGGTCGCCGGAAGCGCGGAGGGCAAAACTCACCTCCGAGTGTTCG CTCCTCCGCAGGCTCCAGTGATCGAGGGTGTTCTGACTGGAATATCCGTGACCAACGAAGGGCTGTCTGAG GTGGCATCTTGTGAGACTCTGAATGGCTTCCCCAAGCCCAACATCACCTGGTACCGGAACAACACGCCGCTGATGACGACTCCAGGAC ACGTAAACGTGCTGATGCTGGGGACGAGGGACTCCGGCGGGTTCTACTCGGTCCAGAGTACGCTGAGGTACAAGGTGCTGAAGGAGGACAAAGACGCTCGCTTCTCCTGTGAGGTCAGCTTCTTTGTCCCAGGAGCCATCAGGACCGTCGAGTccagcagcatcaacatcacCGTCCACT ACCCCACCACTATGGTGGAGCTGTGGAAGGAGTCGCCCCAGGGACTCGTCAAAGAGGGGGACACCGTGGAGCTACGTTGTCAGGGCGATGGCagcccccctccttccttcatttTCAACAGAGAACAA GAGCCTGATGTGGATTTAGGGGACAGCGGCGACATTCTGCTCTTGACATCAGTGACGCGCAAAGACGGCGGAATCTACCAGTGTCGTCCTCAGGATGTAGACGGCGCCTCTGAGGTCAGGGGGGAAATGCAGCTCAACGTCCACT TCCTGGACCCGGCCGTGGTCGTCCCGAAAGAGTCCGAACTCATGCTCAGGGGAGAAGATCTGATTGCAACCTGCAATGCTCTGTCCTCTCTGAAGACCTCCACCGTCTGGTACAAG GATGGACAGCAGGTCAGTCATGGAaacatgctgcagctgaaggatgCCACCTATGACACGGCGGGAGAATACATCTGTGACGTGACCGTTCCCTCCCTGCCCGCCCTGCACACCCACGGTTCCATTCACATAATCGTTCAAG gtgctcCTCAGATGGTGgggatggagcaggaggtgcagctggaggaggcagtgGGCAGGACGGTGAACCTGAGCTGTGAAGTTCAGAGTTACCCTCGACCCGTCGTCTCCTGGAACATCGTGGGCAGCCAG AGCTGGCAGGAAGTGGTGAACAAGGCTAGTGATCACATGACCCAGAGCGTGGTGTCAGTTCTGGTCGGCTCAGACGTCAGCGCGCTGTGCAACGCGTCCAACGAGATGGGATCAGAAGTGAAGCTGTTCAGCATCAGAGCCA TTCCTCGAGTGACCTCAGCGACGCGGTTCTCTCCCG AGGGGAGTGGAGTGATCATCGTAGTGATCATcctgtgtctgctgctcctcGCCGTCCTCGGCAGCGTCCTCTACTTCCTGCAAAAGAAAGGCAAACTCCCCTGTGGGCGTTCAGGGAAGCAAGAGAT CACCAAAGAGACAAACGCCAAAAACGAGATTGTTGTGGAGATGAAGACCAACACCAGGACCGAAGAAAGCGTCCTCCTGAAGGCCGTCAATGGGGACAAGAAGGATACCGGCCAACAGATGACTGTG TAA
- the LOC101070370 gene encoding E3 ubiquitin-protein ligase CBL-like, translated as MAGYPRRGAGLIGLMKDAFQPHQQPPQPQQPAVVDRKMVEKCWKLMDKVVRLCQNPKVALKNSPPYILDLLPDTYQHLRTILSRYEGKMEILGENEYFRIFMENLSNKTKQTMSLFKEAKERMYEENSQPRRNLTKLSLIFSHMLAELKAIFPNGLFQGDNFRITKADAAEFWRRSFGDKTIVPWRTFRQALHEFHPISLGLEAMALKSTIDLTCNDYISVFEFDIFTRLFQPWSSLLRNWNCLAVTHPGYMAFLTYDEVKARLQRFIHKPGSYIFRLSCTRLGQWAIGYVTADGNILQTIPHNKPLFQALIDGYREGFYLFPDGRAQNPDLTGLCEPSPQDHIKVTQEQYELYCEMGSTFQLCKICAENDKDVKIEPCRHLMCTSCLTAWQESEGQGCPFCRCEIKGTEPIVVDPFHPKANGASFVGFQASGRAEAVGNDEEEDERLEDQQLMMSRLACSKVERPPSPVSQLPPVPPRLDLLQQRASSSHNAPGQGATAKVSASHRDKPLPLPPSLRDLPPPPPPERPLLVSQDSRLQRRPLPSTPDQPAWTSNYMVPRPATKAGPVPPGLSSAQVNGSPVEGIKAQAASNAIYCLSARSLMTAASGQTPSSDSEENEYMSPTSLPAPGTSWMIAGSSVPPPPTQIHQQGEVSAEVGDGDCDDPQVYESMCNIHSGSCETAPSSELDVPAQSAIVSPEAQEENAEEDVYEYDCPRAVAPPPPTRRTLSDISGPSTAFGALSIDSLDTGLFVASGDPERPPKPLPRRANSDRRPRPANREFFAPLPDLPAPSPSSPSPSASSLPAAGPGNLALNGEIECLISQGYSIQDIQKALMIAQNNLETAKNILREFVSVPSATHIAT; from the exons ATGGCCGGGTATCCGCGGAGGGGCGCCGGTCTGATCGGACTGATGAAGGACGCGTTTCAGCCGCACCAGCAGCCTCCTCAGCCCCAGCAACCCGCAGTGGTCGACAGGAAGATGGTGGAAAAATGCTGGAAGCTCATGGACAAG GTGGTGCGTTTGTGTCAGAATCCCAAAGTGGCGCTGAAGAACAGCCCCCCGTacatcctggacctgctgcccGACACGTACCAGCACCTTCGCACCATCCTGTCCCGGTACGAGGGCAAGATGGAGATCCTGGGGGAGAACGAGTATTTCCGCATCTTTATGGAGAACTTGAGCAACAAGACCAAGCAAACAATGAGCCTGTTCAAGGAGGCCAAGGAGAGGATGTATGAGGAGAACTCTCAGCCCAG acgAAACCTGACCAAGCTGTCTttgatcttcagtcacatgctCGCCGAGCTCAAAGCCATTTTCCCCAACGGTTTATTTCAGGGAGACAACTTCAGAATCACTAAAGCCGACGCCGCCGAGTTCTGGAGACGGTCCTTTGGAGACAA GACCATCGTGCCTTGGAGAACCTTCCGCCAGGCTCTCCACGAGTTCCACCCCATCAGTCTGGGTTTGGAGGCCATGGCCCTGAAGTCCACCATCGACCTGACCTGCAACGACTACATCTCTGTCTTCGAGTTTGACATCTTCACCAGACTTTTCCAG ccGTGGTCGTCCCTGCTGAGGAACTGGAACTGTCTGGCGGTGACTCATCCCGGCTACATGGCCTTCCTGACCTACGACGAGGTCAAAGCCCGTCTGCAGAGGTTCATCCACAAGCCCGGCAG CTACATTTTCCGGCTCAGCTGCACTCGGCTCGGTCAGTGGGCGATCGGGTACGTGACGGCCGACGGGAACATCCTGCAGACCATCCCCCACAACAAACCCCTGTTCCAGGCCCTCATTGATGGGTACAGAGAGGGATT TTATCTGTTCCCCGACGGCCGTGCCCAGAACCCAGATCTGACTGGACTGTGTGAACCGTCTCCTCAGGATCACATTAAAGTCACTCAG GAACAGTACGAGTTGTACTGCGAGATGGGGTCTACGTTCCAGCTGTGTAAGATCTGCGCCGAGAACGACAAAGACGTGAAGATCGAGCCCTGCCGACACCTGATGTGCACTTCCTGCCTGACCGCCTGGCAG GAGTCGGAGGGTCAGGGCTGCCCGTTCTGCCGCTGTGAGATTAAAGGCACCGAGCCCATCGTGGTCGACCCCTTCCACCCAAAGGCCAACGGGGCTTCATTCGTGGGATTCCAGGCGTCGGGCCGGGCAGAAGCTGTTGGGAACgacgaagaagaagacgagCGGCTTGAAGACCAGCAGCTGATGATGAGTCGTCTGGCGTGCTCCAAG GTGGAGCGACCCCCTTCGCCTGTGTCCCAGCTGCCCCCAGTACCCCCCCGACTggacctcctgcagcagagggcaTCCagctcccacaatgcacctggcCAGGGAGCCACAGCCAAG GTCTCAGCCAGCCACAGAGACaagcctcttcctcttcctccatctctgagAGAcctgccgcctcctcctcctcctgagcgCCCCCTTCTGGTGAGTCAGGACTCCAGGCTCCAGAGGAGGCCCTTGCCCTCCACCCCCGACCAGCCCGCCTGGACCTCCAACTATATGGTCCCTCGGCCGGCCACCAAGGCCGGCCCGGTCCCTCCCGGCCTGTCCTCTGCGCAGGTTAATGGCAGCCCAGTGGAGGGGATTAAAGCTCAGGCAGCTTCCAACGCCATCTACTGCCTGTCTGCAAG ATCACTGATGACGGCTGCCAGTGGCCAGACGCCATCATCTGATAGTGAGGAGAACGAGTACATGAGTCCCACCTCCCTGCCTGCCCCCGGAACCTCCTGGATGATCGCCGGCTCATCAGTGCCTCCCCCCCCAACCCAGattcaccagcagggggaggtcAG TGCTGAGGTGGGGGACGGAGATTGCGACGACCCCCAGGTCTACGAGTCCATGTGCAACATCCACAGCGGTTCCTGCGAGACGGCGCCCAGCTCTGAACTGG ACGTTCCCGCCCAGTCGGCCATCGTGTCCCCAGAGGCTCAGGAGGAGAACGCGGAGGAAGACGTTTATGAGTACGACTGTCCCAGAGCCGTGGCCCCTCCGCCCCCCACCAGGAGGACCCTGTCTGACATCAGCGGCCCCTCCACTGCCTTCGGCGCTCTCAGCATAGATTCACTGGATACCG GTCTGTTTGTCGCCAGCGGCGATCCTGAACGCCCCCCAAAACCTCTCCCCCGGCGAGCTAACTCTGACCGAAGGCCACGACCCGCAAACCGTGAATTTTTCGCCCCGTTGCCGGAcctccccgccccctccccctcttccccctctccctcaGCCTCCTCTCTACCCGCTGCAGGTCCAGGAAATCTGGCCCTTAATGGGGAGATCGAGTGCCTGATCTCTCAGGGTTACTCCATCCAGGATATCCAGAAAGCTCTGATGATCGCCCAGAACAACCTGGAGACTGCCAAGAATATCCTGAGAGAGTTTGTCTCCGTTCCATCTGCAACACATATCGCTACATAG
- the alkbh4 gene encoding alpha-ketoglutarate-dependent dioxygenase alkB homolog 4, whose product MISHRGSSDEDICACKGVRRCLRCEQVKGKTEFETNYPEIVHRYVYDAETKQAVSRDGSAASFPFHGVFLWENFISEEEEEHLISSIDQNLWNESQSGRRKQDFGPKVNFKKRRVRLGGFNGLPVSSRKLLERMQQEPFLSDFRPVEQCNLDYHPQRGSAIDPHLDDSWLWGERLVTINMLSDTIITMSLQEAPTGEIQVAVPFPRRCLLVLYHDARHKWKHAVYRQDVEDRRVCSTFRELSAEFLPGGQEAQLGAQLLNIASSFQGMQL is encoded by the exons ATGATCTCTCACAGGGGCAGCAGCGATGAGGATATCTGTGCGTGTAAAGGTGTCCGAAGATGCCTCAGATGTGAACAAGTAAAAGGAAAGACTGAATTTGAGACAAACTATCCAGAG ATTGTCCATCGTTACGTGTATGATGCTGAGACCAAGCAGGCAGTCAGCAGAGATGGTTCTGCAGCATCCTTTCCTTTTCATGGAGTCTTCCTCTGGGAGAACTTCAtatctgaggaagaggaggaacaccTGATTAGCTCCATCGACCAGAACTTATGGAACGAGTCCCAGTCTGGGCGAAGGAAACAG GACTTTGGTCCAAAggttaactttaaaaaaaggagagttCGTCTCGGTGGGTTCAATGGACTTCCTGTCTCAAGCCGAAAACTTTTGGAGCGAATGCAGCAAGAGCCATTTTTATCTGACTTCAGACCGGTAGAGCAGTGTAATCTGGATTATCACCCACAGCGAGGTTCTGCCATTGATCCGCACTTGGATGACTCCTGGCTGTGGGGAGAGCGCCTGGTCACCATCAACATGCTGTCggacaccatcatcaccatgtCTCTCCAAGAAGCCCCGACAGGGGAGATTCAGGTCGCTGTGCCTTTTCCTCGTagatgtttgcttgttttataTCATGATGCTCGCCATAAATGGAAGCACGCAGTTTATCGACAGGATGTTGAGGACCGCAGAGTGTGCAGCACTTTCAGAGAACTTTCTGCAGAGTTCCTTCCTGGGGGGCAGGAGGCCCAGCTCGGAGCTCAGCTGCTGAACATTGCTTCAAGCTTTCAGGGAATGCAACTATAG